In Legionella spiritensis, the following proteins share a genomic window:
- a CDS encoding FKBP-type peptidyl-prolyl cis-trans isomerase, translating to MTAQNQPVYLRLTIRDADNNEIFFSNENESLQPVEVTPGQSQIFPRIEELLPSMQVGERKNLTLKKEDAFGDIIKEAVQVIPVSNLPEQLREPGAKVSAPTENNQTINGTVVAVDQDNAKIDFNHPLAGKTIEVDFVVVEKPF from the coding sequence ATGACAGCGCAAAATCAACCGGTTTATTTACGTTTAACCATTCGTGATGCTGATAATAATGAAATTTTTTTCTCAAACGAAAACGAGTCACTGCAACCTGTAGAAGTCACTCCCGGCCAAAGCCAGATATTCCCGAGAATAGAAGAATTGCTGCCGTCGATGCAGGTTGGTGAACGTAAAAACCTGACGCTGAAAAAAGAGGACGCTTTTGGAGATATTATCAAGGAAGCGGTACAAGTAATTCCGGTTTCCAATCTACCTGAACAGTTAAGAGAACCCGGGGCAAAGGTATCTGCGCCCACTGAAAATAACCAGACCATAAATGGTACCGTAGTTGCGGTTGATCAGGACAACGCCAAGATTGATTTCAACCATCCTCTGGCAGGAAAAACAATAGAAGTTGATTTTGTGGTCGTGGAAAAACCCTTTTAG
- a CDS encoding sigma-54 dependent transcriptional regulator, whose amino-acid sequence MSENEIVLVIDDNLERREKLGTILDFIGKKCELTSYKNAESISLTNLLTVVVGVAENYEDSLELIQQLAKNSANIPFILVGPGPAKQSANFSRNIIATMQFPFSYSQMLETLHKCQIVLERSAVMPAGHNDMQLFRSLVGSSESIREVRKLIEQVSDTEASVLVLGESGTGKEVVARNIHALSSRAGKPFVPINCGAIPSELLESELFGHEKGAFTGAITSRQGRFELANGGTLFLDEIGDMPLAMQVKLLRVLQERCFERVGSNRSIDVDVRIIAATHRNLEQAIKEGKFREDLFYRLNVFPIDMPPLRARKEDIPLLLNELISRVEGEKRPGVRLLPGALDALSHYHWPGNVRELANLVERLTILYPNGIVDRNDLPRRFKVDNAPSAHGLMNNERETLLGIVGQEQTGSDGIDLKEHLVKTELAIISQALDESDWVVAHAASYLNMRRTTLVEKMRKYGLTRPERA is encoded by the coding sequence ATGAGTGAAAATGAGATTGTTTTAGTCATTGACGATAATCTGGAACGACGTGAAAAATTGGGTACAATCCTTGATTTTATTGGTAAAAAATGTGAGCTAACCAGTTATAAGAATGCCGAGTCGATATCACTGACCAACTTGCTGACGGTGGTAGTAGGTGTTGCCGAGAATTATGAGGACAGTCTGGAGCTTATTCAGCAGCTGGCAAAAAACTCTGCAAATATTCCCTTTATTCTTGTCGGACCAGGCCCTGCGAAGCAATCCGCTAACTTTTCCAGAAATATTATCGCAACCATGCAGTTTCCATTCAGTTATTCCCAAATGCTGGAAACGCTTCATAAATGTCAGATTGTACTGGAAAGATCAGCGGTGATGCCGGCAGGCCATAATGATATGCAGCTGTTTCGCAGTCTGGTGGGTAGCAGTGAATCGATTCGTGAAGTAAGAAAATTAATAGAACAGGTATCTGATACGGAAGCAAGCGTTCTGGTGCTTGGTGAATCCGGGACAGGAAAAGAAGTGGTTGCCCGTAATATCCACGCGCTGTCCTCTCGCGCCGGCAAGCCCTTCGTTCCGATTAATTGCGGCGCCATACCCAGCGAGTTGCTGGAAAGTGAACTGTTCGGACATGAGAAAGGGGCGTTTACCGGGGCAATTACGTCAAGACAAGGCCGCTTTGAATTGGCCAATGGCGGTACTCTTTTTCTGGATGAAATAGGCGATATGCCTTTAGCCATGCAAGTCAAATTACTTCGAGTGCTGCAGGAACGTTGTTTTGAACGGGTGGGAAGTAATCGCAGCATTGATGTTGATGTTCGGATTATCGCCGCAACGCACCGCAACCTGGAACAGGCTATCAAAGAAGGTAAATTCCGGGAAGATCTTTTTTATCGTTTGAATGTGTTTCCTATTGATATGCCACCGCTGAGAGCGAGAAAGGAAGATATTCCCCTGTTATTGAACGAGTTGATTTCCAGGGTGGAAGGCGAGAAGAGACCGGGTGTCCGCTTGCTCCCTGGCGCGCTAGATGCGCTCAGCCATTATCATTGGCCGGGGAATGTCCGTGAACTGGCCAATTTGGTAGAGCGGCTTACCATTCTTTATCCCAATGGAATTGTGGACAGAAATGATCTTCCCAGGCGGTTTAAAGTAGACAACGCGCCCTCGGCTCATGGATTAATGAATAATGAGAGAGAAACATTACTGGGTATCGTCGGTCAGGAGCAAACCGGTTCTGATGGCATTGACCTGAAAGAGCATTTGGTTAAAACGGAGTTGGCTATCATTAGCCAGGCGCTTGATGAATCCGATTGGGTTGTTGCCCATGCCGCCAGTTACCTGAATATGCGCCGTACAACGCTGGTAGAAAAAATGCGTAAATATGGGCTGACGAGGCCGGAAAGAGCGTGA
- a CDS encoding pentapeptide repeat-containing protein, with product MIFAVFQFRPLIVALICFLPQVLFGDSASDYSKLNDYILNSPKILPTQNFSEKKVIADAVTINSTIINKPVFYSNTRFLNNVSISTAYVEEPLDIRLSHFKGSIYLDNLVTRKSVIISWNFFENNVKTYRAILQKAGLFKSNHFLEEAVFYKMKCLAICNFSLSKFYKTADFTGSTFEGNARFNSVIFNGDVSFEGATFSKKVSFTRSIFDKKVNFHLANFNGGLDLSNASFKNYVNLKNTAIDGVLNLSNIQVTKGIIDLSTMISANQKKKIQLNIIGTNVSKLHLRYDNFSLYFPPTTSYQQKESTYTALMQHFKKNGLTQSYERLYKEFYSMKYQHQNQYLRGVLSGNFWDYGLNPSKALQWFGLMFLLFTIINAMFYLKLTKDYCTIPFLEKVNTSNAEDLNPVMRFIYFLPHAFILTLFLFGGTFLKFGNISSLVQSRNLFIITYLLLITITGYLSLFYILAIIVRGA from the coding sequence ATGATTTTTGCTGTTTTTCAATTCAGGCCGTTGATAGTTGCTTTAATATGTTTTTTGCCGCAGGTATTGTTCGGCGATTCGGCTTCTGATTACAGTAAGTTAAATGATTATATCTTAAATTCACCTAAAATTTTACCAACACAAAATTTCTCGGAAAAAAAAGTGATCGCTGATGCGGTTACCATTAATTCCACAATAATAAATAAACCGGTTTTTTATTCGAACACCAGATTTCTAAATAATGTTTCCATCAGTACAGCTTATGTTGAGGAGCCTTTAGATATTCGACTATCCCATTTTAAAGGCAGCATTTATCTTGATAACCTTGTTACCCGCAAATCTGTAATTATCTCGTGGAATTTTTTTGAAAACAATGTAAAAACCTATCGAGCGATCTTGCAAAAAGCGGGCTTATTCAAAAGTAATCATTTTTTGGAGGAAGCCGTCTTTTATAAAATGAAATGCCTGGCAATATGTAATTTCAGTTTAAGTAAATTCTACAAAACTGCTGATTTTACAGGTTCCACATTTGAAGGTAACGCCCGGTTTAATAGTGTCATTTTTAATGGTGACGTGTCTTTTGAAGGCGCTACCTTTAGCAAGAAGGTATCCTTTACGCGCTCAATATTTGATAAAAAAGTCAATTTTCACTTAGCCAATTTTAATGGTGGACTGGATCTTTCCAATGCGTCCTTCAAAAATTATGTCAATCTGAAAAATACCGCCATTGATGGTGTTTTAAATCTCAGCAATATCCAGGTCACTAAAGGAATTATTGATCTTTCAACCATGATTTCCGCTAATCAAAAGAAAAAAATCCAGTTAAATATCATAGGTACGAATGTGAGTAAACTGCATTTACGTTATGATAATTTCAGCCTGTATTTTCCTCCGACAACCAGCTATCAACAGAAAGAGAGCACTTATACTGCCTTGATGCAGCATTTTAAAAAAAACGGTTTAACTCAAAGTTATGAGAGACTTTATAAAGAATTTTATTCTATGAAGTATCAGCATCAAAATCAGTACCTAAGAGGAGTTCTTTCCGGGAATTTTTGGGATTACGGACTTAATCCGTCCAAAGCGTTGCAGTGGTTCGGGTTAATGTTTTTGTTGTTTACGATTATTAATGCCATGTTTTATTTAAAGTTAACCAAAGATTATTGCACTATCCCCTTTTTGGAAAAAGTAAACACCTCAAACGCGGAAGATCTTAATCCGGTAATGCGTTTCATCTATTTTTTGCCGCATGCTTTTATCTTGACGCTTTTTCTTTTTGGAGGAACTTTTCTAAAATTTGGCAATATTTCCTCGCTGGTGCAAAGCAGAAATCTTTTTATTATTACTTATTTGTTATTAATTACCATTACAGGTTATTTATCACTGTTTTACATACTAGCCATCATTGTTAGGGGAGCTTAA
- the sohB gene encoding protease SohB, translated as MEFLSQYGLFLLKIATLVIAILVLAAGIIAIGRKPRSKIEVTSLNKKYTELQHRMLHEVKDHKKVKSKVSKKDKKIAKMKPSLFVIDFHGDIKASQTEELREAITAILMIADDKDEVLVRLDSPGGIVNGYGLAASQLQRIRDKKIHLTVAIDKMAASGGYLMACVANRIIASPFAIIGSIGVVAQIPNFHRWLKQHDIDFELFTAGEFKRTVTLFGENTEKGKQKFQEDLELIHKAFREYVLSNRQQLDIDKVSTGEHWLGKDAFDLRLVDSLKTSDEFLMNKLTDFNVFQITVHAKHSVADRILKPLTKALHPWA; from the coding sequence ATGGAATTTCTTTCACAATATGGTTTGTTTTTACTCAAAATAGCGACGCTGGTCATTGCCATTCTGGTTCTTGCCGCCGGTATCATCGCCATAGGCCGCAAACCGCGTTCAAAAATTGAAGTGACGTCATTAAACAAAAAATATACGGAACTACAGCATCGTATGCTTCATGAAGTCAAAGACCATAAAAAAGTAAAATCCAAAGTCAGCAAAAAAGATAAAAAAATCGCGAAAATGAAACCCAGTCTTTTTGTTATTGATTTTCATGGCGATATAAAAGCGTCCCAGACGGAAGAATTACGTGAAGCCATCACCGCGATTTTAATGATTGCAGATGACAAAGACGAAGTTTTGGTGAGACTGGACAGTCCTGGCGGCATCGTTAATGGTTACGGGCTGGCCGCTTCCCAGTTACAACGCATCCGCGATAAAAAAATTCATCTTACCGTAGCTATTGATAAAATGGCCGCCAGCGGCGGTTATCTGATGGCTTGTGTCGCAAATCGCATTATAGCGTCCCCTTTCGCCATTATTGGCTCTATCGGTGTCGTCGCGCAGATCCCCAATTTCCATCGCTGGCTCAAGCAACACGATATTGATTTTGAATTGTTTACCGCCGGTGAGTTCAAACGAACAGTCACGCTTTTCGGGGAAAATACCGAAAAAGGCAAACAAAAATTTCAGGAAGATTTGGAACTCATTCATAAGGCGTTTCGGGAATACGTTCTCTCCAATCGTCAGCAACTGGATATCGATAAAGTATCAACCGGAGAACATTGGCTGGGTAAGGACGCCTTTGATCTGAGACTGGTCGATTCCCTAAAAACCAGCGATGAATTCCTGATGAACAAATTAACCGATTTTAATGTTTTTCAGATTACGGTACATGCCAAACATTCCGTGGCTGACCGCATTTTAAAACCTTTGACAAAAGCCTTGCACCCCTGGGCTTAA
- the ccmA gene encoding heme ABC exporter ATP-binding protein CcmA, translating to MLEVRGLTFDYHYQPLLDDVCFSLQEGGWLHLRGANGTGKTTLLRLLAGLLFPLAGEVRFHGRSIHDNLSDYRQSLCYVGHKSGLNPLLTVRENCLFDLCLNGGEGVVDDLLSRFELQAVAQRLCGQLSAGQKRRVALLRLAMGKTRLWLLDEPLVALDAAAQSALIVLMTRHVEAGGMIVMTSHQALLESPVPVKEYWL from the coding sequence ATGCTTGAGGTGCGCGGCCTTACTTTTGATTATCATTATCAGCCATTGCTGGATGACGTGTGTTTTTCCTTGCAGGAAGGGGGATGGCTGCATTTGCGAGGAGCGAACGGCACCGGTAAAACAACCTTGCTGCGCTTGTTGGCGGGTCTTTTATTTCCTTTGGCCGGAGAGGTTCGCTTTCATGGCCGTTCCATACATGACAATCTGTCGGACTACCGGCAATCACTTTGCTACGTTGGCCATAAATCCGGGTTGAACCCTCTGCTTACCGTACGTGAGAATTGCCTCTTTGATTTATGCCTGAACGGGGGAGAGGGCGTTGTTGATGATTTACTGTCCCGTTTTGAATTACAGGCCGTTGCACAACGATTGTGCGGCCAGCTTTCAGCCGGACAAAAACGACGGGTTGCCTTGCTGCGCCTCGCGATGGGGAAAACCCGCCTCTGGTTGTTGGACGAACCCCTGGTGGCTCTGGACGCTGCGGCGCAATCGGCATTGATAGTCTTGATGACAAGGCATGTGGAAGCTGGGGGTATGATTGTGATGACGTCTCACCAGGCCTTACTGGAATCACCTGTCCCGGTTAAGGAGTATTGGTTGTGA